The genomic DNA gggcaggggaaagGGCTACTGAGTGGAGAGTCAGTACTAGGGCCCAGAACTGCCAGGCCTTATGTCCCAAAGCAGGGGCCCTCCATGGACCCCAGTATCTGAAAAATGTGGGCTAATCACTAACAACTTAAATGGGGAGAATTTACTTAAAACCTTGGGTCTTGGTTTCTCCCACATTCCTGGGCTCAGGTTGCTTCAGGGTGACAGGCAGAGCAGCAGCTGCCCCGGGGGGGAGCCTGTGCCTCTcttcccacctgccctgctgaactgattcattcattcctgtTAACTGGGCGCTGCATTTACAAACCCTGAGGGGCAGACAAACCATGAGGCCAAGCAGGCCTGGGTTCAGTTCCTATATCACCACCTACTAACTTCGGGACCTGGTGCGATTCACTGTACCTCTTGGGGCTGGGGGCACCCAGGGCCTAGGTCTCTAGGAAGGATGATGGCCCCCACACACAAGGAGGCCCGGCTGTGAAGGAGGCTATGACCCTGTGACACTGACAGAACTCCTGGCACTCACGCTGGCACTGAGGTAGGAGCCAATTTTTCCCAGACAGACAGTAGTGTTGCAGCGGATGGGACCCTGTTCATCCTTGGCCTGCAGCCGTGCAAAGTGCTTCATCAGCTCCACATTGAGGTTGGCCTCATTCAGCTTCGGGGCTAGGAGCAGCATGGACTGCAGGATTGGGAACAAGGAAACTGTGGGCCAGGGCAAGCAAAGGGCCACATGTAGGAGTGACCTCCTGAGAGGGTTCAGAGGCCAGTGGTAGCCATGAGCACTGAGGAGACCTGGCAGAGCCCTCCCAAACATACCGCCCACCCAGAATGCCAAGGAAAGGGATCCCCAATTCTGTCCCCTTTACAGAAAAACCTCCAGAGTTTGTCTGTATCCTGTATCCTGTGTCTCTTCTGCTCACTTGCATGCACTCTACTCAGACTTTCACAAAAATACCCCCTGACACTCTGTACCAATTGGCTTGGGGCACAGTCACCACTGAACTCCATGGTGCTAAATCCAACGGCCAATTCTCCACCCAAACCAACTTGATCCCTCAGCAGTTTTGACACCCCTGAGTTCTCTCTCCTCCTTGAAACTTCTGACTCTGGTCTTCCAGGACACCACCCTCTCCTAGTTGTCCTCTGACCTTGTCAGCTGCACCTTCTCCACCTCCTTTTGCGGAGGTCTTACTGTTCAGACCCCCCAGAGCTGCTCCTCAGGCCTTTTCTCTTCTACACCCCACCCTAGGTGATCTCACCCATTACACAGCTTTGAATGCCCCTGTTAGCTGACAATGCCCAGGTGCGCACCTCTGGCCCGGACTTCTTCCCTAAACTTTACACACACATAACCAGAGGCCACCTGGACGTCTCCATCTCCACATCTCACAGACGTGGCCATGCCTGAGCCCAGCCTCCTCCTGCAAACCTGTTCCTTCCAGTCTTCTCAGTAAATGGCAAGTTACCCTTCCAGCTGCTCAgaccagaaaccacctctactgCAAATCCATCCATCAGCAAATACTGCTGCATTCACCTTTGGAATGTGGTCCCTGCTCTCCACCTGCCACCACTTGGATCTGAGCCACTGTCATCTCTCACCTGGGCCACTGAACAGCCCCAACAGTGTCCACCTTGCTCTGACAGTCAACTTTCCACACAGCAACACACCAATCCTTTTAAAACAAGTCAGACCATGTCAGTGCTCTGTTCCATATCCCAGGACTTTGTCTCACTCCCAGCAAATCTGGTCCCTGACACACCCTACAAGGCCCTGGCCCTCAACCCACCACTACCCCTCAGACTCCACCTCCCACAACCATGCCCCTGCAGACACGCTAAACCTCCTGCTGCTAGTTCTACACTCCAGGCACATGTCAGCCTCAGGACCTCTGCACAAGCTGTTCCTTCTGCAGGGAAGACATTTCCTCCAGACCTCCACGAAGCTCAATCCTTCACCTCCTTTCCTTAAATGGCCCCTCCTTGCCAATGTCTTCACTGACCACTGCTTTTGAAACTACAAACCCTTCTCTTCACACTTTCCATCTCTTCCTAAcataatatattttctaattctgttgactGTCTGCCAAGCCCATTCCTCATCCCCTTGGAAAGAAGCCCATGAGGTGCGAGAAGCTTGGTCTGCCTGTGCATACTGCATCCTAGCACCGGGCACAGGGCTGGGCACAGACAGGCACTCAGCCAGTGAAGCCAAACCCACCCTGCTTCCTCCACCAGCTGCTGAGCTGCACCCACAGCCTGCACCCACACGTAAGATGGTGCCTGCCTTCCCATAATCTGCTCAGACCCACAGGTTGAAATCAaggcttctgtgtcctgggaaGAGCCCTCTCCAAGCCTTAGAGAACCAGGGGTAGCCACTCTgggccaggccacacccaccTTGACGGTCTGCTCGCGGATGGCAGGGTTGGTATCCAGGAAGCCATGCATGACGTGGGGAAAAATCTGGGTGTTAACTGTTGGCTCATCAAGGTATTGGATGAACTGCTCCATCTGTGGCCCAGGCAAGGGCAAGAGAACAAGGTCAGCCCCTCTACCCTGCACCACAGCCACAGCCATAGCCATAGGCCCACTCTTGGCTTGGTTTTTCCACCTGGCAGGCACAGGTCGGCCAGGAGAGTCTCCTGAGCCCCACACCTTGCATCTGGCCTCTCTCAAGCCCACAGAGCGGTAAGGAGAGGGCAGAGGGTACAGGAAGAGCCAGCGACTGGGAGTTAGTGGGCCTGTTCTCCGGTTTTGTGTCATGCCCCCTCTCTGAGAGCCTCCTCTACTGCCTCTTCTATAAAAGGGGGTATAACCCCACCCAGACAAGTGCTGGGAGGAGGGATGGTGCCTTCCCCAGTTGGAGAAAGAATGACACATGGGAGCCAACAGGTACTTCCTGGCTCACAAGGGGACCCCACCCTTGAGTCCATCCTGTCTGATGCTCCCAGCCGCCCTGGGATTGGCAGGAGAGGCTATCCCCACTCTATGGGGCTAGAGGGAGCAAGCCAGGAACAGAGGGTGCTAGAGGGGTGTTTAAGCCTTCTGTATATGTTCAGGGAGGGGTTTCTGCAGTGCCTGGGCAGGGGCTCCAGCAACCAGGGTGGGGTCAGTGAATGGGGTCTGGCCACAGCCTCTACCTGCTGCAGGAGGCGGATGCGCATGGCCCGGTCGGTAGATGAGAACATCTTCACCACAACAGGAATGATCTTCTGCTGATACTCCTCAGCGCAAAGGAACTTGCCCACCTGAGAGCAGGCGCAGGAAGAGGGGCTCAGTTATACCCACAGGGGTGGGGTGACTTCACTGGGCTCATTAATGTGCTCAGGTTCATTTCCCAGCATGAATGGGGTGATCAGGGGTGACGCATTCCCTCTGCAGCCCCTGTCCATTATCCACATTAGAGAGCTCTGCCCTTAACCTTTTTGGGTCAAGGTCTCTCTCAGGTGGCTGATGAAAGCTATGGGCCCCTCTTATATAAGATTAGGCACCGATATGCCCCATGCACATATATGTGTGCAGAGTTCTGCCTACAATTTCTGGGGGTTCCCAGTTCCACAAGATTCGTTTACTGTCTTTCCCCCCACCTGGTCCATGGCAAGTCCCCTCAGGGGAAAGGGTTCTCCCAGAGTGGAGAATGGCAGGTGCCCAGGTAgggtgggctgggggctgaggAAGAGCTGGGGAGGATCTAGCCCCTAGAATCCAAGAGAGCTGAGTGCCAAGTGGTCAAAAGGAAGGATGTAAAGTGGGGCAGGGAGCAGGTGACCCCTGGACTCTGGGAACGAGGGTGCACATGTCAGACCAGGGGGCCATCTCGGGAAACGGAGGAAGGGCTGTAGGCTCTGAAGCAAGGGGTCTTTGGAAAAAGAATCTTGGAGGCATAGGGTTTCCTCTTCCAAAAGGAAAGCCTCCCCGACAGCTGGTCAGGTGGCCCTGGCATGCTGAACCAATGGAATGTTGGCAGGAAGCGCTTCCTCCCGTGGGCTTGGGTCTGCCCAAACCAGGCTGCCCCTCCCCAGGATGCCCCGCAGGGCTGGCCCTATCCTAGCGGGGGCTCTACCCCTTCTGCCATTCAGACCTACCCAGCCAGTCTCTTCACCCCACAGGCCCCACTCACCTTGAAGAGGGGCGTGAGGACAACAGCCCCCGCATTGCCGAACTCGAAGGCAGTCAGCAGCTGGGGCAGTACCTTGTGCCGGCAGAAATCTTCAGGGAATGAGTCTAGGCTCTTGCTCAGTTCTTGGAAGAACTTTTGCTTCTCAGCTGGCTCTTTGATCTGGAGGAGCAACGACAGGATGCAGGGAGGAAATCAGCCTGGTCATGGCCCTCCCCAGCCATGGGCAAGGACAGGGGGTCACCCTCAGCTTGAAGGTGAACTTAAGCTTGAACTTAACccaactgcctgggttcaaatcccagctcccccATTTATTGGttgtgtgacctcgggcaagttCCTCCGCTTATAAAGTGGGATAATAACTCTACTACTTCACAGGTTGAATCTGAGGAGTCAACCAGCAAGTGCACATACAGGCTGCCAGcacggtgcctggcacacagctgctcAGTCGTGGCTGTCCTGCTACCCACTGCCACCTGACAGGCCACTAGGAACACAGCTACATGAGTGATGGGGCCCTTTATCAGCGTCACCTTGACTCTTCCTAACAATACAAGGTGTGAGTGCCATCAGCCCAACAcagtcaggaaactgaggctcagagaggtgaagaggCTTACTCTGTTCCCGGGCCCTGGCAACTCCCCATGGGGTGGAGCTCACAGCAGGCTGTGGGCAGGCAGAGATTGGGTGCAGTTTGCCCCAGACCTGGTCCTGCCATGAGCCCGAGCAGGCCAGGCTGTCAAGTCAAAGGTCTTCGGTAGTCCTCCTGACCTCCTTCTGAGGCTCTAATAGCCCAACTCACATTTCCTCGGGACAGAGTGCCAGGCAGGGCTATATACTAAAACCTTTCCACAGGTTAAATAATCCTCCCCACAACTATATGAGGTAGCTGCCAACATAATCCACATTTACTCCAAgagggaagctgaggcacagaaagggcaAGGAGCTTgactgaagtcacacagctaagcTGCAGTCAGGAAAGGATTTGGCTCAGTGGTCTGGTACCTCTGCAGTGCTACACCCTGTGAGGAGGTGCCATCATTCCCTTTACAAATGAGAAGGCTGAGGCTCAAGGTCACCAGCCAATAGTGATCGGGTAGTGAATATAACCCAGTCCTGTGTcgcttccaaaattcctgtacTCTCTGCTGATTCCTCACCCCCAGAGCTGATCCTAGCCCAGAAGAGGCAGCCTCTGGCTGGGGATGAGGAGGACCTGGTTGGCTCCAGAACAGCTTAGTCCAGTGTGGGAGGCAGGGTTGGTGCTCTGacagcaggggtgggggggtgagGCAAGGCCCAGGAAAAGGCCAAACCACAGCCAAGGTCACACATGGAGAGACAACTGGGCTGTCTCTACCACTCCACCCAACGACAGGAAGGGCACCCCTGGCCACTGCCCTCCTACGTTCCCCCACGGACTGGCCAGAAACAGCCTATTTCCTATAGGGCACATTTTAAGAAGTGCAGCCTTGCTGAGGCACCATGTGGGGAGACCTCTGTGTAACAAAAACTGCTGCCCCCACACTGCCTAGGGGCAACAGGGCTCAGCATTTCCAACGCTTCTTCAAGATGCAGCTCAGGGTCCCCATCCCCCAAAGGCCCTCTCTCGGCCACCTCTCCGtgtgccccccccacaccatATCAGAGCAGGAGTCATAGCAGAGCCCCCCTCCTCCGTTCCCTACAACAGCCCTACGGACCAGCAGATACCACTCGTACGCCCACTACATAgatacagaggctcagagaggcgaaGCCGAGGACTCCCTCCTCACATCTTTccatttgctgttccctctgcctagaatgctttTCCCCAGTTACCATCCCTCTGGCTCCCACCTGCAcacccttcaggtctcagctcaccctgcaggagcccctccctgatcCCCTTGCCCCCCGCTAGTTTCCTTCCTGGCAGTTGGGCCCATCCCAGGGAGCGCACATGTCCTCGTTTATATGTTTCTGTCCCCTTCCTCCAGTGagtccccaggggtggggacctGGTCTGCCTACTCCCTGCTAGATGCTAGGGTAAGGATCTGGGTCTgactcttcctccttcccctgctgcccccaccgCAGCTCAGCACCAGGCATGGAACGCATCAGAGACTAGGCCAGAATGTACGTGCGGAGTTAATGGAGTGCCATGAGCAGTcactaagcacctactatgtgccagacactctaACTATGCACTTTAAGTTACTGAATCCTCAGCATGTGCCTGTGAAGTAGGGGTTTCCTTTGAAGTAGGACTGAGCTTCAGCCAAGGGAAGTCACACAGTAAATAAGAGGTGGAGCCGGGGTTTGAGCCCAGAGAGCCTGGCTCCGCAGTCTGTGCTTGTCTCCAAGGGACTATATATGCGGGAGCCAGCAAAGTGGAGAGGGGACAGGGGTAAGGAATGCAGGACCAAAGCCCGGGGTCGGGTGAGGGGCTCACCTGAATCTCTTCCAGGAAGAGATTGGTCTCCACAAAGCGGTTGTTCATGAAGCCACCAGGCGCCCGGCAGTTCTGCAGGAAACGGGCTGGATTGGGGCGCACCTTGGGGTTGGCTCCAACCAGCTCACAGTAGTGGGGCACCAGCGATTTGGGGACCTGTGGGAAGGATCAGTGTCAAGGCAGGGCTGGCTGGCTGACAGGGAGGGGCTGGAGTCGGGTCGGACACTCACCTTTCCAGGGTTGCGCAGAGCAGCTGCCCGAGGTAGGGGCCCGTTGAAGACTTCCCAAATGAGGCAGCCCAAGCGCCACATATCAGCTGACCTGAGACAGTGACCAAAGCTGCTCAAGGCCCTGCCACCTGCCAGCACAGGCCTCCAACCTGCCCTGGGCACCAGGTACTGACTACATGGCAGACTCTGGGCTGTGTCCCCCCACAGATCCTCCCATTAGCCCCCAAAAGCAGGTTTCATTAGCCCCATTTAACAGATAAAGAAACCAAGGCTTGGAGAAGCAAGGTTGTCCACCCCAGGTCAACTTTCAAATTCAGAACCACCTAACTCCAAAGTTTATGTTTATCTTGTTCTACCTCCCTGAGGATCCTGGGAGCAGAAAAGTGGGTTCCACATGAAGACCTTGGTTCCCTCCCAAGTTGGGCAGCAGGGGACAGGGGAATGCCAGCTAGCTGCAGGGGCCTCTAGAACAGGGCTGGTTGGGGCATACTATCCCCAGTCACCCACCACTTCTCTCTGACTGCTCTGCCACTGCCATCAGCCAACTCAGGGGGGTCATACTGCTCGAGCTCAGGGATCCCCTTGTGGGGGGGTCCCCCACCATTGCCCTGGGCCGAGTACATGTAGTCCAGGCCCCCAAGCTTCCACTCGCCAGCACGGTCCACGAACACAGCTGCCATGCAGACATTGTTGTGGATGAGGCTGCAGTCGTTGACCAGGAAGCTAAGAGCTTTCTGGGGACAGAAGGAGCCATCACACCCCAGCACCCaaagcccccacccctgcccacatCACCACTACCCCCCACCTCACCACAATCTGGTGTAGCCCCCAGGAGAGCTCCAGCTCCTTCAGGCCACCAGCCTCTACTCGTGCCTTGAGGTACATTCCCAGTGGGGTGACAGCCTCTGTCACTACGTGGAGGCATTTGTCTGTCTGAAGGGGATACGGGATGAAGACAGGAAGGGGAAATGAGAGACATGATGGGGGAGAGGAATGGATAAGGGAACGTCAAATCTGGGGGTGCTGAGGCAGAGGGGTGGAAACTGAGGGGCGACAAGTACCTCCAGCCCATCGATGTAGGCCAGAATGTTGGGGTGCCGAAGAGTTTTGAGGCGCTTGAAGGCAGCTTTGGCCACCTGGGTCTGCTCTTCGGCGCCTGGCTTCACATCATACACAAAGATAGACACCGGGCTGCCTGTGGCCTGGGGGAGAAAGGCCTCGGGGGTTTGCGCGGGGCCGGGGCTGACCGCTCCAACCTCGCGCAGGTCCCCACACCTGTTACGTGCCTAAGGAAAGGCCCCCTGGCGGGCCTCTCCCCAGGTCAGCCCCCGGGGACTTAGTTGAGCCACGTGACCCCGGTTCCGTCCGCCTGTCGGGCCCTAGATCCTTCCGTCCGCCACGTCGACACTGGTAGTGCCCCTTCCCCGGCCCGTTACCCCGGAGGCTCCGCAGCCACGTCAGGCGGGGCGCGACGCGGCGGCGCCGGCGGCGCTGCCCAGGCGAGGCCGAGGTCTGCCGCGGCCTTCGGAGCAGGGCAGTTCTCACCTTCTTGCGGCCGCGGTGCAGGACCCAGGGTCCGGGCGGGCCGTTCTCGGGGGGCTCCGGGCTGAGCTCGAATGGAAAGTCCCGGACCGGGTCTCGGGCAAAGAACCACATCgttcccgccgccgccgccgccgccgccgccgccgccgcgagcTCGGGAGCCTCAGCGCCCGCTCCTCCGGCGGCCCgagccggggcggggcggggccgcgcGGCTGGGGGAGGGCCATGGTGGGGGCGGGGCCGGAGCAACTCATTCTCCGCGCAACGCGCGCGGGCCGAGGGCCGCCAGTGACGTAGGGGGCGTGGGCGGGTCCCTCAGACACTGAGCTTCCGGGTCCTTCCTTAAGTCAAAAATGTGGGGCGTAGAGTCCACCTCCTAGCGTTATTATAAGGACTGAGAAGGCACCGAGGACGGAGAAACCGAGGCAGGGAGGAGGATGGAAAAGGAAGTGCTGAAAGGGTGCCGTAAGGAGTGAGGTAGAGGCTCAGGGAGAGTGCTTGTCCCCGGGCCAGATGCTCTGTCTCACCAGCCGGTGGGAGAGCCCCAGGGAGGCGTCCGTGCTGGTGAAATGACGGGGTGACCAGGGGAGGGGCACAGGAGGCAGAGCCCCTGAGAAAGGGCGTGGGGAGGGACTCCAAGGGAGTCCAGGAGCCCCGCAGCAGGAGAGGGGACCTGCGGCGGAGGAAGAGGCAGTGACCCCAGGAAAGGAGTCAGGTGGAGGAGGAGTAGCCCAGTATGTCCAGAAGAGGCCAGAGGGCCAGCAGGGGCCCTGCTCTCCTGGGCCCAGCAGACCCGACTCCCTAGTCTAGAAGGCCGGCATCTCCTCCAGGCTCTGAGTGCCTGTGTGGACAGGGGCCGGCAGTGGTAAGGTGGTGTCAGCAGCTCTAACGCCAGTGACACTGGCAGGGATGCAGCCTCTTAGCTGGACAGAGCCAGCGTCCGGGAGGGGCTGGACAAGCAGGGGACCCAGGGTTGGGGACAGTCCCGCAGCCACACCTTGTGGAGTGTCAGTGAGATCCTGGAACTGATTATGAAATACCTGCTTGGGATGCCTTTGGGAGCAGATTCAATGGCAGGGATGCCaagtcagcagggctggttcaaACCCTGGCTCAGCTCCTCTCACTGACTGCAAACTCACCTTACCTTCTGGGAGCCTCAGTTCCCCCATCTATAAATTAGGATGAACAGTGCCCTGCGCCTCACCTGACACAGAAGAGCCCCTCAGCAGAGACTCATTCTCTCCCTTTCCTCATCCAAGTACGTGGGCAGGAAGGACAGTCACACAGAGGGAGGATCACATGCAGCGTTGGCTGCTCAGAGCAGGAGGTTGGTTGCTCCAGAGGAGATACAATAGGATGGCAAGCAGCAGAGCCTAGAGGCcgatgcctgggttcaaatcccatttctatgggatcttgggcaagtcactgtatcccttttcctcatctgtaagtgaAGACATAAAAGTAACTGTGTAAGTATTCACCGTGGTAGTCAGTGGAAGTATTTAGCCCCATATAAATAGCACACTGGAGAGGGAAATGGAAAGCTTTGGAAAGGAACTTGTAAACAAGACGTagcataaatgaaaaataaaaaggaagtgaTAGGAAGAGCCCAGTGCTGGAAGTGATGTATTAACCAGAGATCTTCAGAAGATGGCACAGGAGGTGAAAACAATCCATGAAGGCAAGAAACTTAAACCCTCAAACACGGTGCCCCTGACAAGGTAGAGGGTAAGGAAATAAAGCTGTGATCACCGCCAGGCTTAGGACATTTTTTTCAGTCTTGCAATATAGCAACCTAActgaatgttttaattttctccaGGAAACTGATGTCTTTATTCTCActgtaactttttatttattattaagaaaGTAGTGTTCCTCTCCTctcatgaaataaaaacatttttctgttaCTCAATTGATAAGAACTTGAAAAATTCTTTGGTTGTATATTCAAGTAATATTCTGCCCTCAGAGCATCAAGAGTTGGGGCAAGGAGGAGTTCAGGATTTCaggcactgctggtggggattaGTTGGCACAGCTGTAGTGAAGGACAAGTTGGCAATAAGTGTTACTTtgccccagtaattccacttctaaagATGTATGCTACACAATCCCTCATTCAAGTATGCAAACATTTACACAAAGTTGTGTAGTTGTTAGAGCCTCAATTATGGTGTCAGACAGCCTgtatcccagctctgctgcttatgagccatgtgactttggacaagttatttcctctctttgtacctcagttttctcatctgtaaaatgggtagaaTAATAGCATTATTCCATAGGTGTGGTAGGCTGAATCATGTCTGCTCAAAGATATCCACTACtgaatccctggaacctgtgaatatgttactttatATGATAAAAGGGACTTTGCTgttgtgattaagttaaggattttgagatggagAGATGATCCTAGTTTATCCAGGTAAGTTCACTGTagtcacaagggtccttataagagggaggcaggatgATCACTGTAAGTAGTAGGAGATGTGATGGTGGGAACAAGAGGGTGGAGTGATGTGAGAATGGGGCCGTGaaccaaggaatgcaggcagcctctagaaatGAAGGACAAGGAAACAGATTCCTCCCCTGCAGCCCTCAGAAAGGACACAGCCCTACCGACTTCATTTTAGACTTCTGTCAtctagaactgtaagagaatagaTTTGTAATAATTTGTTGTAATATCCATAGAAACTAATACAACAGGCTTCTTGTGAGGATTcgtgagttaatatatgtaattagTGTATAGCACAcagtgagtgctcaataaatgacagCTTTTATGTGGATCATAGGACTGTTTTGTAATAGTGGAAAAGTGGAATAATGCATCAGGAGTGGAGTAATTCAAAACTCCATCCATACAGTGAGACCACAGCAGCAGTTAATAAGAAAGAGGCTGCTGTATAGCTATTGTGGAGGCGTGAAGATGATGATCACAGTATCAGCTGTTTTCTGAGTCCTTCCTGCATGTCAGACCTGGGCTAAGCCTCTGCTGCATTCTCTCTCCTGAGCTTCAACAGTAGGCGGGATCTATTTCAGTCTGAGAGAAACCACAAAGTAATTTGAACAGGAGAAGtctaatataaagaattattaactatACAAGGGATTGGAGCAATAAGGAATTGGCTggcaagaaataaagagaacGCTACAGGACTAGCAGATATAAGAAGCACCCACACAGGAAAAGCCCCCCATCCAGCCCCAGGTCTGAGATCCAGGCTTGGCTGGAGAGGGGGTGGCTGTGGCTCACTGAATAGTGGAGAGGTTGATGGAGTATTGTGCAGGCCCTGTGGAACTTGCTGGAAAGCCATCATCCTTTAGGCTGCTAGGGAAGAAGCATCCCTATACTcctagggtgggggtgggatgctGGGGGAAGCAGCTGCTGCTGGGTGCTGCTGGGTGCTGCTGGCCACCTGCACTGCCCGAGCCTGGTCAGCGGCAAAGCTGTCCCTGTGGCAGAAGCTGAGCTGGAGACCTGACTACTGCTGTGCAAGCCAGCTGAGAGGAGCACAAAAACACCAGGAAGCAAAACCTCTTCCTCAGGAAATGTCCGTCGGTGCCCTCTACTGGCGAAATTTAGCATTGTGCCATCtggcaaagaaaatatttaaagggcCCAGATCCATTTTCATAGAGCAGGCAAACATCATGAATTGGGAGCTGAGAGGCAATAAATAATTGACACAGCATCATTAGTTCCATtgttacatatgaggaaactgaggctccagaaAGGGGAAGCAGCACAACCAGGGCTAGGATTTGCTTTGCTCTCCAAAGCTTTTAGAAAGCAGGTCGCAAAAGTATCCGTATTACATCATCCTGGCAACAAGTCCACTACCTGTAGACAGACACAGACATACTCCCCAGCCGGGAGGGCTGCATACCGAATGCCAGCGGCTCCTAGGATATGCAGATGGCAGGTTCTTCTTACTGCATTATTAGGTTGAACGGTATAAAATTGCTGTGTTTATAGGTCAAAAATAGTGAAGTACTGACAATTTCAGACGGTTTGAACATAATATTTATTTCTGTGATGTGATATTTGAAGTTTTCACAATGAGTATGAATTActttcataaaaaattaaatgggAAATGTCATTGATATGATGCCTGGAGGCCTGCAGGGGAGCTCTTGTGCCCATCACGCCATGAAAATCACAAACCCCACCGAAAAGAAGAGCCCCACACCTTGCACGTCCATCTGCTTCAGCTACTTTActtcccagcaggaggaagagctgCTGCTCACCCCAGCGATGGCCCAGCCAACGGGAGAGACTGTCACGACTTAACCACTGAGAAGCCACAACATGCAGGACTCCCAGTTTACTCCACTGGACTTTTTACTTAGGATGCCCCCCCCCAACTTGCCATTCCTCTATAAAAGAGCATTCCTCTCTTTTGTTCTGTAGATGTGCCTGTAGTTTTGCCATAGTTTGCTTATCCCAATTTGAAATTCTCTGCTGTTCCTGAATAAATCCATTTTTGATGGCAACATATGACAGTTTATTTTTGAGGTTAACAATATGTATacttacacatacatacacatatacatgcacctATAATAAAAAGTAGGTGTTGTATATGCATATTTCATAATGTCCTCCCTCTGGCTATCTTTTGACTGTAGTGGTATCTTTCCCTCCaataaaatagaaactttaaGCCAGGGGAAAATATCTGTTGTTCAACTCTCTGCAAGTTCCCAAGAACACCTTACTAATGGTCCATGCTTTGTTTCCTGATGGCTTACCATAGAAAACCCTGTCATTTGTGTTCTTTCTACTTAATTTATGAGATTTAAATCATGAAACAGCAAAAGCTGCTATAAAACAATGGGGAATCTTATGTGGCAATTAACTGAATTTAACTTTAGAAAGTTTTTAACTGTGCTTTGTCCTAAGTCtaaatattcaaaaatttaaaaagacatttcaatGTCTTGAAAAACATATGAGAATAACTTTAAGGTAAAAGTTACTTTGCCTTCATACTATGGCCTTTCAAAAAAACAGTTCTgtgtggttatttgcttttttttttttaaagcaaatatggTGTCTAAAAGAAAAACTGCTGTGGCACTTGTCTGTTGTACTAAGCGGAATGGTGACCTCCCCCACAAAATGCCCATATCCTAATTCTCAAAACCTATGTAAATGTTACATGATGAATGGGGAGttaaggttgcagatggaattaaattTATGAATCACTTGACCTTAAAATAGACTG from Manis pentadactyla isolate mManPen7 chromosome 9, mManPen7.hap1, whole genome shotgun sequence includes the following:
- the SCYL1 gene encoding N-terminal kinase-like protein isoform X3; protein product: MWFFARDPVRDFPFELSPEPPENGPPGPWVLHRGRKKATGSPVSIFVYDVKPGAEEQTQVAKAAFKRLKTLRHPNILAYIDGLETDKCLHVVTEAVTPLGMYLKARVEAGGLKELELSWGLHQIVKALSFLVNDCSLIHNNVCMAAVFVDRAGEWKLGGLDYMYSAQGNGGGPPHKGIPELEQYDPPELADGSGRAVREKWSADMWRLGCLIWEVFNGPLPRAAALRNPGKVPKSLVPHYCELVGANPKVRPNPARFLQNCRAPGGFMNNRFVETNLFLEEIQIKEPAEKQKFFQELSKSLDSFPEDFCRHKVLPQLLTAFEFGNAGAVVLTPLFKVGKFLCAEEYQQKIIPVVVKMFSSTDRAMRIRLLQQMEQFIQYLDEPTVNTQIFPHVMHGFLDTNPAIREQTVKSMLLLAPKLNEANLNVELMKHFARLQAKDEQGPIRCNTTVCLGKIGSYLSASTRHRVLTSAFSRATKDPFAPSRVAGVLGFAATHNLYSMNDCAHKILPLLCSLTVDPEKSVRDQAFKAIRSFLSKLESVSEDPTQLAEVEKDVHATSSPGMGGAAASWAGWAVTGVSSLTSKLIRAHPTAAPAETNMPQRPTPEGLPAPAPPPAPAASTTSSHGETQEEDKDTAEDSSAADRWDDEDWGSLEQEAESVLVPQGDWGTGGQASHAGQVSQTNNPDHKSLESDWSSWEAEGSWDQGWQEPSPLEPPPEDTRLASEYNWGGLEPSDKGDPFAALSARREAGAQRSASWGDDNWEGLETESRQAKAELARKKREERRREMEAKRAEKKVARGPMKLGTRKLD
- the SCYL1 gene encoding N-terminal kinase-like protein isoform X2, which translates into the protein MWFFARDPVRDFPFELSPEPPENGPPGPWVLHRGRKKATGSPVSIFVYDVKPGAEEQTQVAKAAFKRLKTLRHPNILAYIDGLETDKCLHVVTEAVTPLGMYLKARVEAGGLKELELSWGLHQIVKALSFLVNDCSLIHNNVCMAAVFVDRAGEWKLGGLDYMYSAQGNGGGPPHKGIPELEQYDPPELADGSGRAVREKWSADMWRLGCLIWEVFNGPLPRAAALRNPGKVPKSLVPHYCELVGANPKVRPNPARFLQNCRAPGGFMNNRFVETNLFLEEIQIKEPAEKQKFFQELSKSLDSFPEDFCRHKVLPQLLTAFEFGNAGAVVLTPLFKVGKFLCAEEYQQKIIPVVVKMFSSTDRAMRIRLLQQMEQFIQYLDEPTVNTQIFPHVMHGFLDTNPAIREQTVKSMLLLAPKLNEANLNVELMKHFARLQAKDEQGPIRCNTTVCLGKIGSYLSASTRHRVLTSAFSRATKDPFAPSRVAGVLGFAATHNLYSMNDCAHKILPLLCSLTVDPEKSVRDQAFKAIRSFLSKLESVSEDPTQLAEVEKDVHATSSPGMGGAAASWAGWAVTGVSSLTSKLIRAHPTAAPAETNMPQRPTPEGLPAPAPPPAPAASTTSSHGETQEEDKDTAEDSSAADRWDDEDWGSLEEAESVLVPQGDWGTGGQASHAGQVSQTNNPDHKSLESDWSSWEAEGSWDQGWQEPSPLEPPPEDTRLASEYNWGGLEPSDKGDPFAALSARREAGAQQRSASWGDDNWEGLETESRQAKAELARKKREERRREMEAKRAEKKVARGPMKLGTRKLD